The sequence below is a genomic window from Sorangiineae bacterium MSr12523.
GTCGGGATCCGGCTCGTCGTCGGCGACGGGATTCTTTTCGACGCGGAACAGTTCGTCGCCCACGATGAACTCGTCCCCCGCGGTCAACTCCACCCGGGAGCGAATCCTCAAGAAGGCGCCGTTGCCGCCGTCGAAATCCTCCAGCCAGAGGCGCCCGTCCTGGAAGCGGAACACCGCCTCTTTCGGATGGCAAAACGCGTCCGAGATTTGAATCGCGCCGTCGCGGCCGATGATCGCTTCCTTCTCGCGGATGCTGTACTTGTCCGGCCCGCCGACCAAGCTGCGTTGGACGATGAGGTGGAACAGAGCCTCTTGGCTCTTGTTCGCTGCGATCGCCGCCAACGCTGCGGATGGATCCACCACCGTCGCCGGCGCCACCTCGCTGTCCGGCGGCGTGATCACCGGCTCCGATCCCGGTGCCTCCACGATCGCGGGCTGAGACGCCTGCGACGGCTCGGGCGCTGCTTCCGGTGCCGCCGCTCCCGCCGCCGCCGGCAGCGAGGGGCTGCTCGGTACGGGCTCGGCCTTGAGCATGGCGGAGCTGGACGTGGAGGCCATTTCGCCCGGCGCGCTGTCCTTGGTCTTGCGCTTGGTGAGGCGCTTGACGTCGACGTTCGGCGCCTCGGTGAGCACATCGATGCCGCCCATGGCCCGGCCTTCGATGACCTCGTCGAAGCGGCCTTCCCGCAGCATGAGCAGCATCTCCATGTGCTGCCCCTTCATGAGCGTGCGGACGAACAGCGCGATGTTGTCCTCGCGGCCCACGTGCTCGCCGTAGTTGCGCTTGTGCGTCTTGATGATGCGTCCGCCGTCGGCGAACAGATGCGTGATGATGTGCGGCCTGTCGAGCCCCGAGTCCTCCGTCTGCACGTGGAAGACGCGGCCCTTGTACTTCACGTTGTTGTTGAAGCCGACTTGCGCGCGCGCAAACGTCGCCGGCTGCATCTGCCGCTCGAACTGCGAGAGAGCATTGCCGTCGAAGCGCACGATGGCCTGCTCGAGCAGGCTGTGGTTGCCGACGATGCCCTCCATGCGTTCGAAGGCCTGCCGTGCCACGGGCGACGCCGGATCGAGCCGCAGTGCTTCCGCGAGCAGCTGCTGACCTTCGGCATCGTTCGGGCCCGTGGACGCATACGCGCAGAGAACCATGATCGCGTCATCGACGCGTGCGCGGTCGACGAGCCACTTGGCTACTTTCGATGCGCTTGTACGCCCGCTCACGACTGCGGTCATCTCACACAGAGTTTATAGCAAGCAATGCGTACTTTTACGATTCATTCGGGCTGGAACGCCTCATGGGCCATCTGCCTCAGTCTGCGACCGGGCCTGCGGCGCTCCTAGGCTTCACGAGGGATTTTTGACGATCTCGTCGATTTCGACCACTTCGAAGGCCGATCCGGGGATCGTTT
It includes:
- a CDS encoding FHA domain-containing protein — its product is MSGRTSASKVAKWLVDRARVDDAIMVLCAYASTGPNDAEGQQLLAEALRLDPASPVARQAFERMEGIVGNHSLLEQAIVRFDGNALSQFERQMQPATFARAQVGFNNNVKYKGRVFHVQTEDSGLDRPHIITHLFADGGRIIKTHKRNYGEHVGREDNIALFVRTLMKGQHMEMLLMLREGRFDEVIEGRAMGGIDVLTEAPNVDVKRLTKRKTKDSAPGEMASTSSSAMLKAEPVPSSPSLPAAAGAAAPEAAPEPSQASQPAIVEAPGSEPVITPPDSEVAPATVVDPSAALAAIAANKSQEALFHLIVQRSLVGGPDKYSIREKEAIIGRDGAIQISDAFCHPKEAVFRFQDGRLWLEDFDGGNGAFLRIRSRVELTAGDEFIVGDELFRVEKNPVADDEPDPDPTYFYSSPKWPSAFRVVQVFEGGAVGACAVARGGMVQIGSAIGDIVCPNDPLLSEQHCVLEEQAEVVVLTDLDSRTGVFVRLQGEGELLDGDEILVGRTRLLVDLSPWEGR